A window of Thermoanaerobaculia bacterium contains these coding sequences:
- a CDS encoding DEAD/DEAH box helicase — protein sequence MSQNPLESFEAALDRLRSRLGERLVAERRLAPDPARMGELLPPPPPSLAAALAAQGIERLWSHQVEAISAARAGKNVLVTTATASGKSLVFQLPVLEEALAGGPGRAIFLFPLKALGQDQRGKLLTLAQAAGLDADEFGCEIYDGDTPSAQRAAIRRRPPQVLVTNPDMLHLGILAHPGNWPDLLANLKWIVLDELHVYRGLFGAHFHHVLQRLLRLARAHGAHPAIIASSATAQNAREFAELLAAEPFLEVTGSGAPREARRIFLVRPEASPYTLTLDLLTALVGSGQKTIVFTKARRITELLYGWLQRKDRELSRRVACYRAGFLSEERREIEARLLSGELDAVISTSALELGIDIGGLDACLLVGFPGSMMATWQRSGRVGRRGRESLTALVALPDALDQYLLEHPDELLARPCEPLLFDPENEPVARIHLECAAAEEPLSRVEDARYLERHAAVVGDLLREGTLVETRQGSGLVARRRRPQRDVNLRGTGATFVLVDRTRGATIGTLDGVRVFSEGHPGAVYLHHGRQYEVAELDLDRRRVIVQPTEVDFFTSPLSRKETEILGVLEEREIGGLQAALGRLRITEQVTGFERKRTQGQEVIDQQSLDLPPAVMECVGLWFRTPEEIALELAANGRHLLGSLHAAEHATIGLFPLLALCDRNDLGGISLAFHPQLGGAGVFVYEGHPGGMGIAKKGFRELEVLLAKVRDHVANCACEEGCPSCIQSPKCGNGNRPLDKRGAVELLTMMLDPARPASAHERAPMTIAQPSAVAPAARHSALKRGKAPVKEDALAGLEVSSPPPSPERAGGVPSSTSLYRKNAARVEDVVRAERATRVQGFAGKTVLFDIETLRSATDVGGWNKAHKMGIALAVVCHLEEGRFETFLEPRAGELAATLKSAGLVIGFNSRRFDYAVLSGYTGEDYARTLPTLDLLDSMVERLGRRVSLDHLTKETLGAGKTADGLQSLQWVKEGRFDLIEAYCRRDVELLRDLYLFGRREGHVWIADRSGRVQVPVDW from the coding sequence GTGTCGCAAAATCCGCTGGAGAGTTTCGAAGCGGCGCTCGATCGGCTGCGCAGTCGGTTGGGCGAACGTCTCGTCGCCGAGCGCCGGCTCGCCCCGGATCCGGCCCGCATGGGCGAGCTCCTGCCGCCCCCACCGCCATCGCTGGCAGCGGCGCTCGCCGCACAGGGGATCGAGCGACTCTGGTCGCACCAGGTCGAGGCGATCTCGGCGGCCCGCGCCGGCAAGAACGTGCTGGTCACCACCGCGACCGCTTCGGGCAAGTCGCTGGTCTTCCAGCTGCCGGTGCTCGAGGAGGCGCTCGCCGGCGGCCCGGGGCGGGCGATCTTTCTCTTTCCGCTGAAAGCGCTGGGACAGGACCAGCGCGGCAAGCTCCTGACCCTGGCGCAGGCGGCGGGCCTCGACGCCGATGAGTTCGGCTGCGAAATCTACGACGGCGATACGCCGTCGGCGCAGCGCGCGGCGATCCGCCGCCGGCCGCCGCAAGTCCTGGTGACCAATCCCGACATGCTGCATCTGGGGATCCTCGCGCATCCGGGGAACTGGCCCGACCTGCTCGCCAACCTGAAGTGGATTGTGCTCGATGAGCTGCACGTCTACCGCGGGCTCTTTGGCGCCCATTTTCACCATGTGCTGCAGCGCCTGCTGCGGCTGGCGCGGGCGCACGGCGCACATCCGGCGATCATCGCCTCCTCGGCGACTGCCCAGAACGCGCGCGAGTTCGCCGAGCTCCTCGCCGCCGAGCCGTTCCTCGAGGTCACCGGCTCCGGTGCACCGCGCGAAGCGCGGCGGATATTCCTCGTGCGTCCCGAGGCGAGCCCCTACACGCTGACGCTCGATCTTCTCACCGCGCTCGTCGGCTCCGGGCAGAAGACGATCGTCTTCACCAAGGCGCGGCGGATCACGGAGCTTCTCTACGGCTGGCTGCAGCGCAAGGACCGTGAGCTCTCGCGTCGCGTGGCCTGCTACCGCGCCGGTTTCCTTTCCGAGGAGCGGCGGGAGATCGAGGCGAGGCTCCTCTCCGGCGAATTGGACGCCGTCATCTCGACCTCGGCGCTCGAGCTCGGCATCGACATCGGAGGGCTCGACGCCTGCCTGCTGGTCGGATTTCCCGGCAGCATGATGGCGACCTGGCAGCGCTCGGGCCGAGTCGGGCGGCGTGGCCGCGAGTCGCTGACCGCGCTCGTCGCCTTGCCGGATGCCCTCGACCAATATTTGCTGGAGCATCCCGACGAGCTGCTCGCCCGGCCCTGCGAGCCGCTCCTCTTCGACCCCGAGAACGAGCCGGTGGCGCGCATCCACCTCGAATGCGCTGCAGCCGAGGAGCCGCTCTCGCGAGTGGAGGATGCCCGTTACCTCGAGCGGCACGCGGCCGTGGTCGGCGATCTGCTGCGCGAGGGGACGCTCGTCGAAACGCGACAGGGCTCCGGGCTCGTGGCGCGGCGGCGGCGGCCGCAGCGCGACGTGAATCTCCGCGGGACCGGCGCCACTTTCGTTCTGGTGGACCGGACGCGGGGAGCCACGATCGGCACTCTCGATGGGGTGCGGGTCTTCAGCGAAGGGCATCCGGGGGCGGTCTACCTGCATCACGGCCGGCAGTACGAGGTGGCCGAGCTCGACCTCGATCGCCGGCGGGTGATCGTCCAGCCGACCGAGGTCGATTTCTTCACCTCGCCGCTGTCGCGCAAGGAGACCGAGATTCTCGGTGTGCTGGAGGAGCGCGAGATCGGCGGTCTCCAGGCGGCGCTGGGGCGGCTGCGGATCACCGAGCAGGTCACCGGCTTCGAACGCAAGCGGACCCAGGGTCAGGAGGTCATCGACCAGCAGTCGCTCGATCTGCCGCCCGCCGTGATGGAATGCGTGGGGCTCTGGTTCCGCACGCCGGAAGAGATCGCCCTCGAGCTCGCCGCGAATGGGCGTCACCTGCTGGGCTCGCTCCATGCCGCCGAACACGCCACGATCGGCCTCTTTCCACTGCTCGCACTCTGCGATCGCAACGACCTCGGCGGCATCTCGCTCGCTTTCCATCCGCAACTGGGCGGTGCCGGAGTCTTCGTCTACGAGGGCCATCCAGGGGGGATGGGCATCGCGAAGAAGGGTTTCCGGGAGCTCGAAGTCCTGCTCGCCAAGGTGCGCGATCACGTCGCGAACTGCGCCTGCGAGGAGGGCTGCCCGAGCTGTATCCAGAGCCCGAAGTGCGGCAACGGCAACCGCCCGCTCGACAAGCGCGGCGCGGTCGAGCTGCTCACGATGATGCTCGACCCCGCTCGCCCCGCGAGCGCGCACGAGCGGGCTCCGATGACAATTGCTCAGCCCAGCGCGGTCGCGCCTGCAGCGCGGCATTCAGCCCTGAAGAGAGGAAAAGCTCCGGTAAAGGAAGATGCTCTCGCAGGGCTTGAGGTGAGCTCGCCGCCGCCCTCTCCCGAACGTGCGGGCGGGGTGCCGTCATCGACCTCCCTTTACCGGAAGAACGCTGCGCGGGTCGAAGACGTCGTCCGCGCAGAGCGCGCCACCAGGGTTCAGGGCTTTGCAGGGAAGACTGTCCTCTTCGACATCGAGACCCTGCGCTCGGCAACGGATGTCGGGGGTTGGAACAAGGCCCACAAGATGGGGATCGCTCTCGCCGTCGTCTGCCATCTCGAAGAGGGGAGGTTCGAGACCTTTCTCGAGCCGCGCGCCGGCGAGCTGGCGGCGACGCTCAAGTCGGCCGGGCTGGTGATCGGCTTCAACAGCCGGCGCTTCGACTACGCGGTGCTGTCGGGCTATACGGGAGAGGACTATGCCCGCACACTGCCGACGCTCGACCTACTCGACAGCATGGTCGAGCGACTGGGCCGCCGGGTGAGCCTCGACCACCTGACGAAGGAGACGCTGGGCGCCGGCAAGACCGCCGATGGCCTGCAGAGTCTGCAGTGGGTCAAGGAGGGGCGCTTCGATCTGATCGAGGCGTACTGCCGGCGCGACGTCGAGCTGCTGCGGGATCTCTACCTCTTCGGCCGCCGCGAGGGTCATGTCTGGATCGCCGACCGCTCCGGACGGGTCCAGGTACCGGTCGACTGGTAG
- a CDS encoding type II toxin-antitoxin system VapC family toxin — protein sequence MDASAVTSIFLRKTGCERLIDALASANFAGIGAPTLAEASLLLAREAGSDVHGMLARFVQEFDLAIVPFSDAHFRAALDAHQRFGEGHHEAALDFGDCLSYATARLARQPLLCDDRRFAFTDLEMS from the coding sequence GTGGATGCCTCCGCCGTCACGTCGATCTTCCTTCGCAAGACGGGCTGCGAACGACTGATCGACGCCCTCGCCAGCGCGAATTTCGCCGGCATCGGCGCTCCGACGCTCGCCGAGGCCAGTCTCCTCCTGGCGCGGGAGGCCGGCAGCGACGTGCACGGCATGCTGGCGCGCTTCGTCCAGGAGTTCGACCTCGCGATCGTGCCGTTTTCGGACGCCCACTTCCGGGCCGCGCTCGATGCCCACCAGCGCTTCGGCGAGGGACATCACGAGGCAGCCCTCGACTTCGGCGACTGCCTCTCCTATGCGACGGCCCGCCTGGCGCGTCAACCGCTGCTCTGCGACGACCGGCGTTTCGCCTTCACCGACCTCGAAATGAGCTGA
- a CDS encoding type II toxin-antitoxin system VapB family antitoxin — MALNIKNASVENLALELAQLTGESKTEAIRRALEERKQRLAFQVVRENRGEELRSFLEREVWSVIRARSASRRLEKH, encoded by the coding sequence ATGGCGTTGAACATCAAGAACGCATCGGTCGAGAACCTGGCGCTCGAGCTCGCGCAGTTGACCGGCGAATCCAAGACCGAGGCGATCCGGCGGGCACTCGAGGAGCGCAAGCAGCGTCTCGCCTTTCAGGTCGTGCGGGAGAATCGCGGCGAAGAGCTGCGCTCGTTCCTCGAGCGCGAGGTCTGGTCGGTGATCCGGGCGCGCTCGGCCAGCCGTCGCCTCGAGAAGCACTGA
- a CDS encoding NCS1 family nucleobase:cation symporter-1, whose amino-acid sequence MESNQRQLADGRVELIDEAAIAASPLYNHDLAPVPIAQRTWSTYNYAALWISMAHCIPTYMLASGLMTQGMNWWQALLTILLGNVIVLVPILLNSHPGTKYGIPFPVFARAAYGTAGSNLPALMRALVACGWFGIQTWIGGEALQTFFVVLVPGWAKLLGPGFAGHTTTEWLSFLIFWGINIGIIYRGMNLLRVVENWSAPYVLVVTAILLVWAVKAADGFGPLLSQPGKFGTMAEFLPVFVPSLTAMIGFWATLSLNMPDFTRFGRSQREQAIGQAVALPTTMFAFAAMGVLITSASAILYGEPIWDPIRLVGHFSNPWIVGFAMFSVVVATLAVNIAANVVSPANDFANALPRWISFRTGGLITGVLGIAMQPWRLLADPKGYIFTWLVGYSGGLGSIAGVLIADYWIVRRRNLHLADLYLPKGEYGGWSLPAIVATLAGCALAWGGLVFAPMRPLYDYGWFVGFFAAGAIYVAMKRWAAATRPAS is encoded by the coding sequence ATGGAGTCGAACCAGCGCCAGCTCGCCGATGGCCGCGTCGAGTTGATCGACGAGGCGGCCATCGCCGCAAGCCCCCTCTACAACCACGACCTGGCTCCCGTCCCGATCGCCCAGCGCACCTGGAGCACCTACAACTACGCGGCGCTGTGGATCTCGATGGCCCACTGCATCCCCACCTACATGCTGGCGTCCGGCCTGATGACGCAGGGTATGAACTGGTGGCAGGCACTCTTGACCATCCTCCTCGGCAACGTCATCGTGCTCGTCCCCATTCTGCTCAACTCCCACCCGGGAACGAAGTACGGCATTCCGTTCCCGGTCTTCGCGCGCGCCGCTTACGGCACCGCGGGCTCGAACCTGCCGGCGCTCATGCGCGCGCTCGTCGCCTGCGGCTGGTTCGGGATCCAGACGTGGATCGGCGGCGAGGCGCTGCAGACGTTCTTCGTCGTGCTCGTACCCGGATGGGCGAAGCTGCTCGGCCCGGGATTTGCCGGACACACGACCACCGAGTGGTTGTCGTTCCTGATCTTCTGGGGCATCAACATCGGCATCATCTACCGCGGCATGAACCTGCTGCGGGTGGTCGAGAACTGGTCCGCGCCGTACGTCCTCGTCGTGACCGCGATCCTGCTGGTGTGGGCGGTCAAGGCCGCGGACGGCTTCGGCCCGCTGCTCTCGCAGCCCGGGAAGTTCGGCACGATGGCGGAGTTCCTGCCCGTCTTCGTCCCTTCGCTCACCGCCATGATCGGCTTCTGGGCGACGCTGTCGCTCAACATGCCCGATTTCACGCGCTTCGGCCGCAGCCAGCGCGAGCAGGCGATAGGGCAGGCGGTGGCACTGCCCACGACCATGTTCGCCTTCGCCGCCATGGGCGTGCTGATCACCAGCGCCAGCGCCATCCTCTACGGCGAGCCCATCTGGGATCCGATCCGGCTGGTCGGCCACTTCTCGAACCCGTGGATCGTCGGCTTCGCCATGTTCTCGGTCGTCGTCGCGACCCTGGCCGTCAACATCGCCGCCAATGTGGTCTCGCCTGCCAACGACTTCGCGAATGCTCTGCCGCGCTGGATCTCGTTTCGCACCGGCGGGCTCATCACCGGCGTTCTCGGCATCGCCATGCAGCCGTGGCGGCTGCTCGCCGATCCCAAGGGCTACATCTTCACCTGGCTGGTCGGCTACTCGGGCGGTCTGGGCTCGATCGCCGGCGTGCTGATCGCCGACTACTGGATCGTGCGGCGCCGGAACCTCCACCTCGCCGACCTCTACCTGCCCAAGGGCGAGTACGGGGGCTGGAGCCTGCCGGCCATCGTCGCGACCCTCGCCGGCTGCGCCCTCGCCTGGGGCGGGCTCGTCTTCGCCCCGATGCGTCCACTCTACGACTACGGCTGGTTCGTGGGCTTCTTCGCCGCCGGAGCGATCTACGTGGCCATGAAGCGTTGGGCAGCCGCGACCCGACCTGCGTCCTGA
- the preA gene encoding NAD-dependent dihydropyrimidine dehydrogenase subunit PreA, whose product MADLSIDFAGIRSPNPFWLASAPPTNTGDQVMRAFDAGWGGAVWKTLGDPIVDTSSRFGALAIGNERMVGFNNIELITDRPLEVNLREIALCKRRYPGHALIVSLMVESRDDWREIIRRVEDTGADGLELNFGCPHGMCERGMGSAVGQEPDVLKVVAGWAVELAHVPVLVKLTPNIGDITVPGAAAVEAGAHGLSLINTIKSIVGVDLDRMVPYPVVGGRSTNGGYCGPAVKPIALHMVAALARDPRVSVPISGIGGIATWRDAAEFIALGATSVQVCTAVMHYGFRIVEDLIDGLSNFLDDKGMKSVNELRGRAIGAYTEWGDLDLNYKVAANVDAEKCIGCDLCLVACRDSSVDCIHTGSHPLPAGHRAPTREAAIARAAGSGVKVTWVDWDECTGCNLCSHVCPVPGCITMVDDTRGKPFESWNDRIAKGTAKVPGGLHD is encoded by the coding sequence GCCGGCTGGGGCGGCGCCGTGTGGAAGACCCTCGGGGACCCGATCGTCGACACCTCGAGCCGCTTCGGAGCGCTCGCGATCGGCAACGAGCGCATGGTCGGTTTCAACAACATCGAGCTGATCACCGACCGCCCCCTCGAGGTCAACCTGCGCGAGATCGCTCTTTGCAAGCGGCGCTACCCGGGACATGCGCTGATCGTCTCGCTGATGGTCGAGTCGAGAGACGACTGGCGGGAGATCATCCGCCGCGTCGAAGACACCGGCGCCGACGGACTCGAGCTCAATTTCGGCTGTCCGCACGGCATGTGCGAGCGCGGCATGGGCTCGGCGGTCGGGCAGGAGCCCGACGTGCTCAAGGTCGTCGCCGGCTGGGCAGTCGAGCTCGCACACGTTCCGGTGCTGGTCAAGCTGACGCCCAATATCGGCGACATCACCGTGCCCGGCGCCGCCGCGGTCGAGGCCGGCGCTCACGGCTTGAGCCTCATCAACACCATCAAGAGCATCGTCGGCGTGGACCTCGACCGGATGGTCCCCTACCCCGTCGTCGGAGGGCGGTCCACGAACGGCGGGTACTGCGGTCCGGCCGTCAAGCCGATCGCACTGCACATGGTCGCCGCGCTCGCCCGCGACCCCCGTGTCTCCGTGCCCATCTCCGGCATCGGCGGCATCGCCACATGGCGCGACGCGGCGGAGTTCATCGCTCTCGGCGCCACCAGCGTGCAGGTGTGCACGGCGGTCATGCACTACGGCTTCCGGATCGTCGAGGACCTGATCGACGGTCTGTCGAACTTCCTCGACGACAAGGGGATGAAGTCGGTGAACGAGCTGCGCGGCCGCGCCATCGGCGCCTACACCGAATGGGGCGACCTCGACCTCAACTACAAGGTCGCGGCGAATGTCGACGCGGAGAAGTGCATCGGGTGCGACCTTTGCCTGGTGGCCTGCCGCGACAGCTCGGTCGACTGCATTCACACCGGCAGCCACCCGCTGCCCGCAGGGCATCGCGCCCCGACGCGGGAAGCGGCGATCGCGCGCGCCGCCGGCTCGGGAGTGAAGGTCACCTGGGTGGACTGGGACGAATGCACCGGCTGCAACCTCTGTTCGCACGTCTGCCCCGTGCCCGGCTGCATCACGATGGTCGACGACACCCGCGGCAAGCCGTTCGAGAGCTGGAACGACCGCATCGCGAAGGGCACCGCGAAGGTGCCCGGGGGCCTGCACGACTGA